A window of Osmerus eperlanus unplaced genomic scaffold, fOsmEpe2.1 SCAFFOLD_796, whole genome shotgun sequence genomic DNA:
CAATCCTATTCCTCAATTATAGCTTTACCATGTCTGTAGATAGATagccacactctttctctctctttctctctctctcacacacacacacacacagacactgggtTAGTGTAATTATCTTATTATAGTTGAGAGCTGTCTGTCTAGGACGTGTCCTCAGTGATAATCCTCTTCTACATAAAGAGTATTTTCACACTTATTACATCCTTCTAAAACCATGACATTCCTCTGTGCTGTTAAACCTCTACTGTCTTTCATCTAatcatcctctcttctctgtccattactctctccatccatcctccatccctccatccatccatccttcctcctctctctgcctctctatccatctccttGCCTGTCGATTTCCACTTTTCTCTCAAACTCTTTCTCGTATTGTCCATCCATCACGCCAGACGTCAGCAGTGCGGTTTGCGTTTGCGCCACCAGAGCTCGCGCGCGAGCCTTTTTGTACCCACGAGAGAACTGGAACGATAAATCGTCCCGTTGCAGTTAAAGAGATTAAAGTTCAACTTTTCTCCTTCATGAGAAAGTTAGAGGAGTTCTCTCTCCCCGGGGTGCGTCACCACGGACCCCGCCCCCTTATCTAAAACGAGCCATCTGTCTTCCCCGGGAGCCAATCAGATCTTTAGATCTGACAGGCCTCACTTTTAACTGGCGCAGAGATGTGTCAGTCTGGGAGGCGTTCGAACGAGCGAGAGTGACTGGTCGCGAGACAGGTCTGTGTCTAATCTGAACGTTTCACACGCTCAGTCAGGATCGTCCCGTGCGCTGGACCCACCGTTATCCAACGAGAGAGCTCGAGCGTGAGAAACGGAGAAAAAAAGAgtgggggagtgagaggaaAAACACACgaggcagggaaagagagagagagagggagagatagagagagggagagagagagagagtaagagacggACAATCGGAAAGAGGGTGGCGAGAAACGAAGCACGAGAAGAGACAAAGTTGCAGTTCAAGTGACCATGACTACTACCATGGCGCTCTCCGCCACCCCTCCGGTCCTCTCGCCCAGCTCTGGAGCACCTAACTCGGTGGGACTCTTCCGCACTGAACCGCTCTACACCAGCACCGCCAGTCCATCCCTCTCACCGACCTCGCGGCTCTCCGGCGGCATACTCGGCCCCTTCCTCCCCGGGTCCACAGCCACCTTGAGCGGCTTGGGAAACGGGATCACCCCTCTCGGTgacggcggcggaggaggacaCGGAGGACTGAACTCATCCGTTACCAGCGAGTGTCGGATGGTTGAAGTTCACGGTATCAAAGTCGCTTCTTTTAACGTGGACGGTCGGGAGTTGATCTGTTTACCTCAGGTCTTCGACCTCTTTCTGAAACACCTGGTCGGCGGGCTCCACACCGTTTACACCAAGCTCAAACGGCTGGACATCTGCCCGGTAGTCTGCACCGTCGAGCAGGTCCGCATCCTTCGGGGACTCGGGGCGATCCAACCCGGAGTAAACCGATGTAAACTAATCTCGAGGAAGGACTTTGAGGCGCTGTATAGCGACTGCACCAACGCGAGGTAGATCACGTTTTATTTTTAAACCGATTCTTTAGTTTAACCACTTCGAAAGACTTTACCTTTATTAGCTGATTAAAGAGTAGCCTATTTTTTGCTTGTCCGGTTGATTCGCGGTGGAAATAAAACTTCGTGTCTCTGAGGACATAATGTCATGTTAAACTATTGTGGGATCATATTTCCTTAGATGGTTCTAAGCCTGAACAActgtacactctctctctctctctctctctctctctctctctctctctctctctctctctctctctctctctctctcactcactcactcactcactcactcactcactcactcactcactcactcactcacacacacacacacacacacacacacacacacacacacacacacacacacacacacacacacacacacacacacacacgttttacaGGTTTGCGTCCACCATCTTCATCTAAACTTCAGGGTCACGGTAACCAGTAGCCTAAATAGTTCACGACAGTTCACAAAAAGACTCGAACTAAGACTAACTAAAACGAAACGCAAAATAATATCTAGCTGTGTTTAAAGGCATTCTTTCACTTTGTCCACATATATCCTAACCAAGAGAACAACCTGCAAATTTATCACAAAGCACAGAAGAGCAATATAGAAGTTTGAACACATCAGATATGCGTTGACATAGCAACAAGTGTCTTTTCAACTTCCTTGACATGCAAAAAACTTTCTTTTTGTAAGCGCAATAGTCTTATTATAACACTAATAGTGCGTTACTGTTTAGCCTAGTTAATGTTCCCTGTTTTTAAAAGGAGCGTTATCGGCAACCAATTAAAAACGAGTGTTTCTGATTCTCAGAGGACAAGAATCATTCTCCATTCTTCTTTTCACTTTGGACGTTTTCGTTTTATAAAGCGTGTaattcccccctccctgtctctctctctttctctctgtctctctctctgcctctctctctctctctgtctctctctctttctctctctctgtctctctctctcactcacacacacacacagcataaacaGGACCATAACAGCTATGTCAAAGGTAATTAATCATTTCAATGCACATGTAAAAACACTGTCGGGGGCCTATTGTGCACCAGCGCGTGGATTCCACCGACTGAAATTATATTGACATTTTTGTAATGCTTTCCTCCtcactgaaaatgtgtgtgacggtgtgtgtgtgagctagcCCTTCTCTCcagtttgttttcattttttagggagtgggggggttgaaaagaacagaggagaagaaagaaaaaggaatcGCGTTCCCGCTGTGTCGCACATCTTTGTCTAAGTAAATAAATAGGCGCTTTAGTTTCATAGCAGCAGCGCATGCAGCGGAGTCTGTGTTCGTACATAACCAGACTATGTTAGCTCGAGACATTTTCGCGACGCTTACGTAGGTACTTAAGTGCCGCGGCTAATTCATCCTGCTAAATTTATGAATTGATGTGAGAGTTTGTGAAGTAAGCACTCATTTTCTGAAGCGAGGGCTAATGTCGTCACTCACTTTCATTCAAACTCTCTTGCACACACGTATCAATTGTTAGTGTTTGCGAATAATTGCTTGATATTAAACGGCTCCCACGCGCGCACTGGGAGGGACATACGAGTGTTTGtttagagaagaaaggagaggcgaggggggggggggggggagagagagagagagagagggggtgaaagaCGGACTGTGAAAGAAACATGCAAATTATGTTGTGATTTATGTAGGTCtgactcccccatctcccctcctctcctctctctcccccatctcccctcctctcctctctctctcccatctcccctcctctcctctctctcccccatctcccctcctctcctctctctccccaatctcccctcctctcctcctctcctctctctcccccatctcccctcctctcctctctctcccccatttcccctcctctctcccccatctcccctcctctcctctctcccccatctcccctcctctcctctctcccccatctcccctcctctctctcccccatctcctctcctctctcccccatctctcctcctctcctctctcttcccttttttCCCCACAAACAATTTAAGAATTACAAATGGACTGTTCTGGTCACTTGCTCTACACCACCCTGtgtgagtgttagtgtgtgtgggtgtatctgtgtgagagagagagagcagagagagcagagagagaaagcatcaCTGAtgccgaggagagagagagcatatttgatgcagaggagaaagagagagagagagcatcattgatgcagaggagagagagagaggggtactgctctctctctgatctctccaTGTTATTCTTGGCTTGTTATCTTGACAGATGCATTAGTGACAcccgccagcacacacacactcatgctcgcacgcgcatgcacgcacacacacacacactcatgcacgcacacacacatgcttgcaaacacgctcacacccacatgcacacacacacccccaaacacacactgtatatttacatacattctagacacacacacttacatgcacacacacacagacggcacAAACATACTCAGAgctaaataaatgtacacacatgcaaggccacacacacatttacaaaaacgtgtgtgttgtgttgcataCTTTGCAAATTATATGTGACAGTAAAACAACATCAATCAATTATGGTATTAAATCTCCACTTAATATCTGCAATTTATAACTCAAAAACTCATCAAAATGTTTGATTTAAGTTATAAGTAAAAAAATGCTAGATATTAATTATACCAAATTAATTGTATCAACTTAAAGTAAGTAAAACATTACCAAAATAAGGAATTATATAAACATTATAACACCAGCTCATATATTTCAATAACAACTATTCAGTCTCACTTTTTATCTCAGTAATTCATCTccacctctgtctgtgtgtccgccTGATTGGCTAGTGacaggcctgtgtgtctggCATGTACAGATCCTGTCTCTGATTGGGTGTCCTCTGTAgtgtggggatgggtgtagctcagtcaGTGAAGTCAGTATTTACCAATGTAAATTAATGCTAAATATTTATCTTGTCTTTCGATGGTTTTCTGTGCTTTtgttctgtgctgtgtgtgtatgggtgtgtgtgtgtgtatgggtgtgtgtgtgtatgggtgtgtatgggtgtgtatgggtgtgtgtgtgtatgggtgtgtatgggtgtgtgtgtgtatgggtgtgtgtgtgtatgggtgtgtgggtgtctgttgcAGTCAGAGGCCTGTGTAATATGTGCCCCTGCACGACACAAACATGACTATCAGGTGTCCAGAGGGAtcccctttcccccctcacacacacgcacacacacacacac
This region includes:
- the LOC134016602 gene encoding dachshund homolog 2-like — translated: MTTTMALSATPPVLSPSSGAPNSVGLFRTEPLYTSTASPSLSPTSRLSGGILGPFLPGSTATLSGLGNGITPLGDGGGGGHGGLNSSVTSECRMVEVHGIKVASFNVDGRELICLPQVFDLFLKHLVGGLHTVYTKLKRLDICPVVCTVEQVRILRGLGAIQPGVNRCKLISRKDFEALYSDCTNAR